Within Vannielia litorea, the genomic segment GCTCCCTTTGTCGGGTTCAATGCCCTGTGCGGCGGGGAAAATCCACCCTTCGCGGGGCCGGTGTGCCGCCAATCAGCCGGGCAGGCCCGGATCGGAGGCCATGACCACCGGCGCCTCGCGGACCCGCGCCCACCAGGCAGAGAGCGCCGGGAACTGCGCCAGCATCTCCGCCCCGGCCTCGGCGCGGCTGAAAGCGTCGATCATCGGGACAAGGTGGCAGTCGGCGCGGGTGAGCGGGCCGGAGAGCACCATGGCCTCGGCGGCGATGGCCTCGAGCGCAGAGAGCGGGCGGGGCGCGACGCGCAGCCCCTCGGCCACCACCTCGGCGCTGCCCTGGTGGCCCTCGGCGGGGCGGAAGACCGCGTGCGAAAAGACCTGCCGCACCAGCGGCACATAGGCGTAGGCATCGACGATGCCGATGACCTGCGCGGCTCGCGCCGCGGCCTGCGCGCCCGAGGGCATCAGCGGCGGGCCGTCGAAGGCACGGTCGACATAGCCGGTGATCGCCGCCGTCTCGTAGAGGGTGAAGCTGCCGTGGGTCAGCACCGGCACCCGCCCGAAGGGGTTGAGCGCCATCAGCCCGGCGCGGCCCGCCGCGTCGAAGGGGTTCACCTCGCGCTCGGCGTGGGACACGCCCTTGAGGGCCAGCGCCATGCGCGCCGCCCGCATGTAGACGCTGAAGTGATACCCGTGCAGCGTGACGGCCTCGGCCATTGGCAATCCTCCCTGTCACGCTATCCTAAGCCCCTGCGCCCGACCGCGCCAAGGCACTGCCGAAGGACCCCGAGATGACGATCACCCATGAAGACGACCTCGACGGTCTGCGCGAGATCGGGCGGATCGTGGCGGAGGTGCTGCGCGCCATGGGACGCGCGCTGGAGCCGGGGATGACCACCGCAGAGCTGGATGCGATCGGCGCGGAGTTGCTGGAGCGGGAGGGCGCGGTTTCGGCCCCGCGGTCGTGCTACGGCTTTCCCGGCGCGACCTGCATCAGCACGGGCGATGTGATCGCCCATGGCATACCGGGGCCGGAGGTGATTTGTGCCGGGGGGCTGGTCAACATCGACGTTTCGGCCTCGAAGAACGGATTTTTTGCGGATACCGGCGCCAGCTTTCGGGTCGGCGAGGTGCCGGCCTCACTCAGGCGCCTGTGCACCGATGGCCGCAGGGCCTGCCAGATCGGCATCGCCCAGGTGCGCGCCGGGCGACCGATCGGGGCCATAGGCAATGCGATCGGCCAGTTTGCCGCCGGGCGCGGCTACAGCCTGATCCGCAACCTCGCCAGCCATGGCACCGGGCGGGCGCTGCATGAGTATCCCGAGGAGATTCCGACCTGGCCCAGCCGGGACCGGCGCCAGATCACCGAGGGGCTGGTGCTGACGGTGGAGCCCTTCCTTTCACGCGGGGGGCGCTGGGCCGAGGAGGGCGGCGACGGCTGGAGCCTGATGGCGAGCCCCCGCGCCGCCTGCGTGCAATACGAGCACACGGTGGTGGCCACCCGCGGCAGGCCGATCACGGTGACATTGCCGGGGTGAGGGCCGGGGTGAGGGCCGGGGTGAGCCCCTCGGGTCGTCAGGCCTCGGCGGGCAGGACGGGAAGCGAGAGGGTGAAGCGCGTCACGCCGCCCTCGCAATCGACAGCGATCCGCCCGCCGTGGGCCGTGGCGATGGAGGCGGCGATGTAGAGCCCGAGCCCCAGGCCCTCGCCGCGCTCCTCGGAGCCGCGCTCGAAGGGCTTGAACAGCCGCTCGCGCACGGATTCGGGCACCTCCTCGCCGTGGTTGGAGACGGTGATGAGGGTCACGCCGCCTTCGACGGTGCCGTGCAGCTCCACGGGCGTGCCGGGCAGGCTGTGGCGCGCCGCGTTGGACAGGAGGTTGGACACCGCCTGGGCCACCCGCGCGGGATCGCAGCTCACCGGCCGGTCGAAGGCGAGATCGAGCCGGATCTCCTGCTCGGGCGTGGCGGCGCGAATCTCCTCGACCACTTCGGTGATCGCCTGCGCCAGCGGCGCGTCGGGCACCGCGCTGATGCGGAGGCCCCCGCCCAGCCGGTTCTTGGCGTGCAGCATGATGTTTTCGATCAGGTCGTTCATCCGGCGCACCGTGGCGCGCATGAGCGACAGCAGGGTGTTGCCCCGGTCGCTCAGCGGTTCGTGCCCGAGTTGCCGCAGCCCCGCCTCGAAGGCGGCCACCGGGTTGCGCAGGTCGTGGCCCAGCACCGCCACGAACTCCTCCTGAAGCCGGGCGAGCCTGCGCTCGTTCTCCACCAGCTCCTCCTGCGCGCTCAGGCGTTCCTCGGTCTCCAGGCTGCGCCCGATGAGATCGGCGAACATCTCCAGCATCGCCACCGCCCGCGGGTGCTTGATGTTGCGCGGCACCGTATCAATGGCGCAGAGGGTGCCGAAAAAGGTGCCGTCGCTGCGCAGGATCGGGATGGAGGCATAGCTGACGATGCCGAATTTCATCGCGATGGGGTGGTTGCGGTAGACATCGTCGGTGGCGACGTCGTTGAACAGCACCTTCTGGGCGCTCTCCCGCACCGATTGGCAGAAGGTGGACTGGATCTCGATCTCGTCGCCCGAGGCGAGGCCGAAGTTGACCTCGTCGACGGTGCGGCAGGCCACCCAGCGATCGGCGGTGACACGGGCCACGGCGGCGAAGCGCGTGTCGGTCGCCAGCATGACGGTTTCGAGGATGGTGCCGACGAGCTCGCTGGAGGCGAGCATTTCGATATCCGACTGGAAGTCGTGATTTCCGGCCTGAAACACCGAATGGTCCTGCATGATCGCAGACCGTTGTACCGCGTCGCTCATGGATCGCCCCGCTTTGAACCCGCCGAAAGGTTCCACAGGCCCGGAAAGAACTCAACTGCCTTCCGCCCCGGACCCGACGGCACCCCAAGAAGAAAGGGGCGCCCCGCGGGACGCCCCTTGAAAGATCGGTCAGCGCCCGAGGATCACTCCTCGGCCTGCTCCGTCGCCGGCACCTCGTCGGCGGCCACGTCTTCGGCTTCGTCGTCACCGCCCGAGGAGCGGAGGCCCGACGGGGCGGATATGTTGGCGATCACGAAGTCGCGGTCGATGGTGGGCCTGGTGCCCTGCGGCAGGGTGATCGAGGAGATCGTCACGGTGTCGCCGATGTCGAGGCCGGTCAGGTCCACGACCAGCTTTTCGGGGATGTCACCGGCGGTGACCATCAGCTCGACCTCGGGGCGCACCGCGTTCAGCACGCCGCCCTTCTTGAGGCCGGGGGCCGCGCCCTCGTTCTCGAACTCGACGGGGATGAAGAGGTTGACGCGCGAGGTGCGCTTGAGGCGCATGAAGTCGACGTGCACGGGCAGGTCCTTCACCACGTCGCGCTGGACGCCGCGGCAGATCACGCGCACGTCTTCCTGGCCTTCGACCTTGAGGTTGAAGAGGGTCGACATGAAGCGACCGGCCCGCAGGGTGGTCAGAAGCTTGTTGAAGGGAAGGTTGATCGCCACCGGGTCGGCGCCGCCGCCGTAGACGATACCGGGAACCATGCCATCGCGCCGAGCCTGACGAGCGGCGCCCTTGCCTGTCCCCGTGCGTGCTTCGGCAATAAGATCAGGAATCTGACCAGCCATTTGATTTCTCCAAGGTTGAGGCGGACATCCTCCAAGGCTGTATGCCCGCGTGAAGGCGCTCCCTTAGAGGGGCAAGGGCCGTTTGGCAAGGGGATTCGGGGCGCGCGGGCGCTGCCGGCCCGGCGCTAGCGCGCGGGCGGCGGCTCCCAGAGTTCGACAGGATTGCCCTCGGGGTCGTGGATGCGGGCGAAGCGCCCGGTTTCGGGGGTGTCCCATTCGGCACGGGTCTCGGCGGCCAGGCCGGAGCGGGCGAGCTGGGCCAGCATCGCATCGAGGTCGCGGACCCGGAAGTTGATCATCCATTGCTGCTCGGGCCGGCCGAAATAGGCGGTGTCCTGGTCGAAGGGCGTAAAGACCGTGGGGCCGGCGTTCTGGGTCCAGAGGCTCTCGGAGATCGGGTCGATCCCGAGGTGATCGCGATACCATGCCGCGAGCGCCTGCGGATCGCGCGCCCGGAAGAACACCCCGCCGATCCCCGTGACCTTCTCCATGGCGCCCTCCTCCAGCCCTGGCCGATCATGGCACAAAGGGGCCGCCGGGGCGATGGCTTGTTGCGGCGGGGGGGCGGCCGCGGGGGAACATCTGCGCTTTGGCGCTTGCTTCGGAGCGCGGGCCGTGATCGGGATTTGGCCATGTCGCTCCTGCCCGCCATACGGCTCTCGCGCCGCACCCTGCCGCCCTTTGCGGCGGTGGGCATCTTCTGGGGCGCCTTCGCGGCCTACACGCCGCAGCTGAAGGCCGGGATCGGCGCGGATGACGGCACCTGGGGCCTGGTGCTGCTGGGCGCGGCGGTCGGCTCGATCTCGGCCATGTGGCTGGCGCCGCGCTTCGATGCGCGGTTCGGGCGGGCGGCGATGGCGCTGGGCTGCGGGCTGCTCGCGGCGCTGTTTCAGGCGCCGATGTGGGCGGAGGGCATCCTTGTCTTCACCGCCGCCATGGTGCTGGCGGGCGGCGCGGCGGGGCTGCTCGACGTGGTGATGAACGCGCGCCTCTCGGCCATCGAGGCCAGGACCGGCGCTTCGCTGATGAACCTCAACCACGCGACCTTTTCGCTGGCCTATGGCAGCGCGGCGCTGGTGGCGGGCCTGCTGCGCGACGGCGGCACCTCCCCGGCGGCCACCTTCGCGGGGCTCGGCCTGCTCGCCGCGGCCTTCGGGGTCATCGCGCTCCAGCGCGAGTTGCCGCCGCCGGTGCGGGGCGCCGTGAAACCGCCGCGCGTGACCCTGCCGCCGGTGGCCTTCTGGGGCGGGGCGATCATCCTGCTGGCCTTCCTCGCCGAACAGGCGACCGAGGCCTGGTCGGCGCTGCACATCGAGCGCACGCTCGGCGGCGGCGCGGCGGAAGGCGCGATCGGCCCGGCGATGCTGGGCTTTACCATGTGCGCGGGGCGGCTGGCCGGGCAGTTTGCCACGGCGCGGGTGTCGGAGGCGCGGATCACCCTGCTGGCGGCGTTGGTCACGGCGGCGGGCGCCCTGCTGGCCGCCCTGGCCCCGACGCCGCTGGTGGCCTACGCGGGCTTCGGCATCCTGGGCCTCGGCGTGTCGGTCATCGCGCCGATGGTCTTTGCCCTGGCGGGCCGGCTCTCGCCGGCCGAGTTGCGCCCGGCGGTGATCAGCCGGGCCGCGGTGATCGGCTACAGCGGCTTCTTCATCGGGCCGCCTCTGCTGGGTGCGATCTCGGAGCTGGCCGGGCTGCGGATGGCCTTTGTGGCCGTGGCACTGCTGGTTGCCCTGGCCCCGCTGCTGCTGATCCCGCTGCGCGCCTCGGCGCGGGGCACCGAGGCAGACGCGGGGGCGGAAGCGGGCTGAGCCGGGCTCAGGCCTGCCAGCGGCCGCCGAAGTCTTCGGGCACGAGCAGCATGTCACGCCCGAACTGGGAGGGGTTCTGCTTGCCGCAGAGGGCCATGGAGATATCCATCTCGCGTTGCAGCACTTCG encodes:
- the map gene encoding type I methionyl aminopeptidase; this translates as MTITHEDDLDGLREIGRIVAEVLRAMGRALEPGMTTAELDAIGAELLEREGAVSAPRSCYGFPGATCISTGDVIAHGIPGPEVICAGGLVNIDVSASKNGFFADTGASFRVGEVPASLRRLCTDGRRACQIGIAQVRAGRPIGAIGNAIGQFAAGRGYSLIRNLASHGTGRALHEYPEEIPTWPSRDRRQITEGLVLTVEPFLSRGGRWAEEGGDGWSLMASPRAACVQYEHTVVATRGRPITVTLPG
- a CDS encoding GAF domain-containing sensor histidine kinase, whose product is MSDAVQRSAIMQDHSVFQAGNHDFQSDIEMLASSELVGTILETVMLATDTRFAAVARVTADRWVACRTVDEVNFGLASGDEIEIQSTFCQSVRESAQKVLFNDVATDDVYRNHPIAMKFGIVSYASIPILRSDGTFFGTLCAIDTVPRNIKHPRAVAMLEMFADLIGRSLETEERLSAQEELVENERRLARLQEEFVAVLGHDLRNPVAAFEAGLRQLGHEPLSDRGNTLLSLMRATVRRMNDLIENIMLHAKNRLGGGLRISAVPDAPLAQAITEVVEEIRAATPEQEIRLDLAFDRPVSCDPARVAQAVSNLLSNAARHSLPGTPVELHGTVEGGVTLITVSNHGEEVPESVRERLFKPFERGSEERGEGLGLGLYIAASIATAHGGRIAVDCEGGVTRFTLSLPVLPAEA
- a CDS encoding VOC family protein, giving the protein MEKVTGIGGVFFRARDPQALAAWYRDHLGIDPISESLWTQNAGPTVFTPFDQDTAYFGRPEQQWMINFRVRDLDAMLAQLARSGLAAETRAEWDTPETGRFARIHDPEGNPVELWEPPPAR
- a CDS encoding 50S ribosomal protein L25/general stress protein Ctc, whose translation is MAGQIPDLIAEARTGTGKGAARQARRDGMVPGIVYGGGADPVAINLPFNKLLTTLRAGRFMSTLFNLKVEGQEDVRVICRGVQRDVVKDLPVHVDFMRLKRTSRVNLFIPVEFENEGAAPGLKKGGVLNAVRPEVELMVTAGDIPEKLVVDLTGLDIGDTVTISSITLPQGTRPTIDRDFVIANISAPSGLRSSGGDDEAEDVAADEVPATEQAEE
- a CDS encoding glutathione S-transferase family protein, translating into MAEAVTLHGYHFSVYMRAARMALALKGVSHAEREVNPFDAAGRAGLMALNPFGRVPVLTHGSFTLYETAAITGYVDRAFDGPPLMPSGAQAAARAAQVIGIVDAYAYVPLVRQVFSHAVFRPAEGHQGSAEVVAEGLRVAPRPLSALEAIAAEAMVLSGPLTRADCHLVPMIDAFSRAEAGAEMLAQFPALSAWWARVREAPVVMASDPGLPG
- a CDS encoding MFS transporter encodes the protein MSLLPAIRLSRRTLPPFAAVGIFWGAFAAYTPQLKAGIGADDGTWGLVLLGAAVGSISAMWLAPRFDARFGRAAMALGCGLLAALFQAPMWAEGILVFTAAMVLAGGAAGLLDVVMNARLSAIEARTGASLMNLNHATFSLAYGSAALVAGLLRDGGTSPAATFAGLGLLAAAFGVIALQRELPPPVRGAVKPPRVTLPPVAFWGGAIILLAFLAEQATEAWSALHIERTLGGGAAEGAIGPAMLGFTMCAGRLAGQFATARVSEARITLLAALVTAAGALLAALAPTPLVAYAGFGILGLGVSVIAPMVFALAGRLSPAELRPAVISRAAVIGYSGFFIGPPLLGAISELAGLRMAFVAVALLVALAPLLLIPLRASARGTEADAGAEAG